A window of Vidua chalybeata isolate OUT-0048 chromosome 31 unlocalized genomic scaffold, bVidCha1 merged haplotype SUPER_31_unloc_3, whole genome shotgun sequence genomic DNA:
TAGGGGTCAGTCCAGGCCCCCCTTGGGGGTCAGCCCCACATCCCACCATGGGTCACTTTGTCCCCACTCGGGGGTCAGTCCCTGCCCCACTGCCAGGTCCCCCGTGGGGCCACAGGCCCGGGGGTCACTGCGGGGTCCCCCCGTGGGGCACCGTGGGGCGCTGGGGGTCACTCTGGGCAGCCGTGGGGCTGTGTGGGTCACTCTGGGGGTCACTCCGGGGGTCACTCTGGAGGTCACTTGTGGCCGCGGGGCTGTGGTGGTCACTCTGGCGGTCACTCCATTGGTCACCCTGGGGGTCACTCCGTGGGTCACTCCGTTGGTCACTCTGGGGGTCACTCCGGGGGTCACTCTGGGGGTCACTTGTGGCCGTGGGGCTGTGGTGGTCACTCTGGTGGTCACTCCGTGGGTCACTCCATTGGTCACTCCATCGGTCACTCCGGGGGTCACTCCGTGGGTCACTCCGGGGGTCACTCCGGGGGTCACTCCATGGGTCACTCAGTGGGTCACTCCGTGGGTCACTCCGTGGGTCACTCCGGGGGTCACTCCGTGGGTCACTCCGGGGGTCACTCGTGGCCGGGGGCCGCAGCTCGGCCGACAGGCGCTCGAAGGCGTCCAGCATGGCGGCCCGGACGCGCTCGGTCAGCGCGGGGACGTCGGCCGGGCCCAGCCCCCGCGTGGGCAGCGGCGGCAGCACCTGGATCACGCAGTGCCCTGGGGGGCGTGGGTCGGGGGCTGCCCCACGGCCGGACCCACAGATCCCCCACGGCCGGACCCACAGATCCCCCCACGTGGAGACCCCAGACCCACAGATCCCGCACGGCCGGACCACCAGATCCCCCCACGGCCGGACCCACAGATCCCCCCACGGCCGGACCCACAGATCCTCCACGGCCGGACCCACAGATCCCGCACGTGGagaccccagccccacagatccCGCACGTGGAGACCCCAGACCCACAGATCCCACACGGCCAGACCCACAGATCCCCCCACGGCCGGACCCACAGATCCCGCACGTGGAGACCCCAGACCCACAGATCCCGCACGTGGagaccccagccccacagatccccccagccccacagatccccccagccccacagatccCCTCACCGGCCGTGAAGCGGCGCTCCCGCTTGCTGTAGAAGTGCTGGTAGGACGAGATGACGATGGGGACCACGGGGACCTGTGGGGCACGACGGGCTCGGGgaggctcctcctgccccacgGCCGCCCCACGGCCGCCCCACGGCCGCCCCACAGCCGCCCCACGGCCCGCCCCACGTACCTGGGCCTGCACTGCCAGGTGGAAGGCGCCGCGCTTGAAGGGCAGCATGGAGCCGCTGTGGTTGCGCGTGCCCTCGGGGAACACCCACACCCGCACCTGTGGGGCACGGCCGGTGTGGGGCTGCCCCATAGCTGCCCCATAACCACCCCATAGCCATCCCAGAACTGCCCCATAACTGCCCCATTAACACCCACACCCGCACCTGTGGGGCACGGCCGGTGTGGGGCTGCCCCATAAACACCGCATAGCACCCCGCAACCACCCCATTGCGCCCCATAGCACCCCATAACTACCCCATTGTGCTCCATAATCACCCCATAGTGCCCCATAGCACCCCATAACTGCCCCATAGCACCCCCTAGCACCTGGTAACTGCCCCATAGCACCCCATAACTGCCCCATAGCGCCCCATAACCACCACATAGCGCCCCATAACCACCACATAGCGCCCCATAGCACCCCATAACCACCCCATAGCGCCCCATAACCACCCCATAGCACCCCATAACCACCCCATAGCGCCCCATAACCACCCCATAGCACCCCATAACCACCCCATAGCACCCCATAACTGCCCCATAGCACCCCCTAGCACCTGGTAACTGCCCCATAGCACCCCATGACCACCCCATAGCACCCCATAACCACCCCATAGCGCCCCATAACCGCCCCATAGCACCCCATATCCACCCCATAGCGCCCCACTGACGTCCTGGCTGAGCATGGTGTGGGCGGCCTCAGCCATGACGCTGATGGCACCCCTGGTTCTGCCAGCCCCATAGCGCCCCATAACCGCCCCATATCCGCCCCATAGCGCCCCACTGACGTCCTGGCTGAGCATGGTGTGGGCGGCCTCGGCCATGACGCTGATGGCGTCGTGCGTTCGCTTGCGGTCGATGAAGATGATGCCCCCGAGCCAGCAGACGACGCCCACGGCGCCCATGTAGAGCAGCTCGCGCTTGGCGATGGGCACGCAGCGGTCGGGCAGCACCTCCATCATCCCTGGGGGTTGTGGGGCACACGTGTGGGGTGCGTGCggggtgtgtggggtgtgtggggcACATGTGGGGTTATGgggtgtgtggggctgggggtgcttctggggctggggggagtttggggtgcTATGGGGCAGCCATTGGTCAGGGCTCTATGGGGCAGGATCTATGGGGTGAGGGCTCTGTGGGATGGGGATCTACGGGGTCAGACCTCCATAGAGCAGGGATCTATGGGGTCAGGGCTCTATGGGGCAGGGTCTGTGAGCTCAGGGCTCCATGGGGCAGGATCTGTGGGGTCAGGGCTCTATGGGGCGGGACCTGTGGGGCAGGGATGTGTGGGGCAGGATCTATGGGGTCAGGGCTCCATGGGGCAGGATCTGTGGGGCAGAGATGTGTGGGGCAGGATCTATGGGGTCAGGACTCAATCTATGGGGTCAGGGCTCCATGGGGCGGGGATTTACGGGGATCTATGGGGTCAGGGCTCTATGGGGCAGGATGTGTGGGGCAGGATGTGTGGGGCAGCCCCATACCCAGCAGGTCCAGCGAGCTCTGGTGGTTGCTGACCACCACGTAGGGCTGGCGGGGGGGGAAGTGCTGCGCCCCCCTGACCTCCATGCGGATCCCGTAGAGGCGCTTGACGTGCTGC
This region includes:
- the LOC128782589 gene encoding 1-acyl-sn-glycerol-3-phosphate acyltransferase alpha-like codes for the protein MEVTVGTAALALALLLLPLLYERCGSFRFFCKMGFYNGWILLLALLAIPLCALRGRDVENMKIIRGLMQHVKRLYGIRMEVRGAQHFPPRQPYVVVSNHQSSLDLLGMMEVLPDRCVPIAKRELLYMGAVGVVCWLGGIIFIDRKRTHDAISVMAEAAHTMLSQDVRVWVFPEGTRNHSGSMLPFKRGAFHLAVQAQVPVVPIVISSYQHFYSKRERRFTAGHCVIQVLPPLPTRGLGPADVPALTERVRAAMLDAFERLSAELRPPATSDPRSDPRSDPRSDPRSDPRSDPLSDPWSDPRSDPRSDPRSDPRSDRWSDQWSDPRSDHQSDHHSPTATSDPQSDPRSDPQSDQRSDPRSDPQGDQWSDRQSDHHSPAATSDLQSDPRSDPQSDPHSPTAAQSDPQRPTVPHGGTPQ